Proteins from a genomic interval of Rosa chinensis cultivar Old Blush chromosome 2, RchiOBHm-V2, whole genome shotgun sequence:
- the LOC112186588 gene encoding systemin receptor SR160: protein MKPHKPISHHFFLLLLFLLSATPSSSSSAYKDAQQLLSFKNSLPKPTLLSDWLPDRNPCLFSGVFCKQTRVSSIDLSFVTLSTNLTIISTFLMTIDSLQSLTLKSTGLTGPISFPAKSKCSPLLTYIDLAQNSLSGPISGIPSLASCSSLNSLNLSANLLEFNAKDPATFGLSLQVLDLSFNKIAGPAVPWIVSDGCSELVKLVLKGNKITGDMSVSGCKKLETLDFSSNNFTVEIPSFGDCMVLDHLDISGNKFSGDVAHALSSCKQLTFLNLSRNHFSGLIPAIPTQNLQFLSLSGNGFHGTIPPSLLGSCESLVELDLSINNISGTVPDALSSCASLESLDISNNFFTGELPIETLLKLSSLKSVSLSLNGFSGTLPRSLSRLSYLDSLDLSSNNFTGSIPSWLCEDPRNSWKELYLQNNKFGGTIPPALSNCTQLVALDLSFNYLTGTIPASLGSLSKLRDLIIWLNQLSGEIPQELSYLGLLENLILDFNELTGTIPVGLSNCTNLSWISLANNKLSGEIPAWIGKLPKLAILKLSNNSFYGNIPPELGDCKSLIWLDLNTNLLNGTIPPGLFKQSGNIAVNFVASKTYVYIKNDGSKECHGAGNLLEFAGIRQEQLTRISTRNPCNFTRVYRGILQPTFNHNGTMIFLDMSHNRLSGSIPKEIGSMYYLYILNLGHNNISGAIPLELGKLKDLNILDLSSNSLDGSIPQSLVSLSMLMEIDLSNNHLSGMIPDSGQFETFPAYRFMNNSGLCGYPLNSCGAASGANGNGHQKSHRPASLAGSVAMGLLFSLFCIFGLLIVAIETKKRRKKKESGLDVYVDSRSHSGTAWKLTGAREALSINLSTFEKPLQKLTFADLLEATNGFHNDSLIGSGGFGDVYKAQLKDGSIVAIKKLIHISGQGDREFTAEMETIGKIKHRNLVPLLGYCKVGEERLLVYEYMKYGSLDDVLHDQKKGIKLSWSARRKIAIGSARGLAFLHHNCIPHIIHRDMKSSNVLLDENLEARVSDFGMARLVSAMDTHLSVSTLAGTPGYVPPEYYQSFRCSTKGDVYSYGVVLLELLTGRRPTDSADFGDNNLVGWVKQHAKLKISDVFDPELMKEDPTLEIELLQHLKVACACLDDRPWRRPTMIQVMAQFKEIQAGPGMDSQSTIATDDGGFGAVEMVEMSIKEDPEPGKQ, encoded by the coding sequence ATGAAACCCCACAAACCCATTTCACACCActtctttcttctcctcctcttcttgcTCTCTGCAActccctcttcttcctcttcagctTACAAAGACGCCCAGCAACTCCTGAGCTTCAAAAACTCTCTTCCGAAACCTACCCTTCTCTCCGATTGGCTCCCTGACCGAAACCCATGTCTGTTTTCCGGCGTTTTCTGCAAACAAACCCGGGTTTCCTCCATAGACCTGAGCTTCGTCACCTTGTCCACAAACCTCACAATTATCTCCACTTTCTTGATGACCATTGATTCTCTACAATCACTCACTCTGAAATCTACCGGCCTCACTGGCCCCATTTCTTTTCCGGCTAAATCCAAGTGCAGCCCTCTCCTCACTTACATAGATCTAGCTCAGAACAGCTTGTCCGGTCCAATTTCCGGTATTCCCAGCTTGGCTTCCTGCTCGAGCTTGAACTCTCTTAACCTCTCCGCCAACCTCCTCGAGTTCAATGCCAAGGACCCGGCCACGTTCGGACTCTCCCTCCAGGTCCTCGACCTCTCCTTCAACAAGATTGCCGGCCCCGCCGTGCCGTGGATCGTATCCGACGGCTGCAGCGAGCTTGTAAAACTAGTTCTCAAGGGGAACAAGATCACCGGCGACATGAGTGTCTCTGGGTGCAAGAAGCTCGAGACTCTCGACTTCTCCTCCAACAATTTCACAGTGGAGATTCCGTCTTTCGGCGACTGTATGGTTCTGGACCATCTCGACATCTCCGGCAACAAATTCTCCGGCGACGTCGCGCATGCTCTCTCTTCCTGCAAGCAACTCACGTTTCTGAACCTCTCCAGAAACCATTTCTCCGGTCTTATTCCGGCCATTCCCACCCAGAATCTTCAGTTTCTTTCCCTCTCCGGCAATGGGTTCCATGGTACAATTCCACCCAGCTTGCTCGGTTCGTGTGAGTCGCTAGTGGAGCTGGATCTTTCCATAAATAATATCTCGGGCACTGTTCCCGATGCATTGAGCTCTTGCGCTTCCTTGGAGTCTCTCGACATCTCCAACAACTTCTTCACCGGTGAGTTGCCCATCGAAACTCTGTTGAAGCTCAGCAGCCTGAAGAGTGTGTCTCTTTCTCTCAACGGTTTCTCTGGTACTCTGCCTCGCTCTCTCTCCAGACTTTCATATCTAGACAGCTTGGATCTGAGCTCGAACAATTTCACTGGCTCCATTCCGAGTTGGCTTTGCGAAGATCCCAGGAACAGCTGGAAGGAGCTGTACCTCCAGAACAATAAGTTCGGTGGTACCATTCCTCCAGCTCTCAGCAACTGCACTCAGCTCGTGGCTCTTGATTTGAGCTTCAATTACCTCACCGGTACCATCCCTGCTAGCTTGGGGTCTTTGTCTAAGCTTCGCGACTTGATCATTTGGTTGAATCAGCTTAGCGGGGAAATTCCCCAGGAGCTCTCGTATCTTGGGTTGCTGGAGAATCTTATCCTGGACTTCAATGAGCTGACCGGGACGATTCCCGTGGGGCTGAGTAACTGCACCAATTTGAGCTGGATTTCGTTGGCGAATAACAAGTTGAGTGGTGAGATTCCGGCGTGGATCGGCAAGCTTCCGAAGCTGGCAATACTGAAGCTGAGTAACAACTCATTCTATGGGAACATTCCCCCGGAGCTGGGGGACTGTAAGAGCTTGATATGGTTGGATCTCAATACCAACTTGCTGAATGGTACAATCCCTCCTGGGCTTTTCAAACAGTCCGGCAACATTGCGGTCAATTTTGTTGCTTCCAAGACGTATGTGTATATCAAGAATGATGGAAGCAAGGAGTGCCATGGAGCAGGGAATTTGCTCGAGTTTGCGGGGATAAGACAAGAGCAACTGACCAGGATTTCGACGAGGAACCCCTGCAACTTCACTAGAGTGTATAGAGGTATTCTCCAACCAACATTTAATCACAATGGGACCATGATTTTTCTTGATATGTCACACAATAGGTTATCGGGTAGCATTCCGAAAGAGATTGGGAGTATGTACTATCTCTATATTCTGAATCTGGGCCATAATAATATATCTGGAGCAATCCCACTAGAGCTTGGGAAATTGAAGGACCTTAACATTCTTGATCTCTCTAGCAACAGCCTTGATGGAAGTATTCCTCAGTCTTTGGTCAGCCTTTCCATGCTGATGGAGATCGATTTGTCAAACAATCATCTATCTGGAATGATTCCAGATTCAGGCCAGTTTGAGACATTCCCTGCTTACAGATTTATGAACAATTCAGGCCTTTGTGGCTACCCTTTAAATTCCTGTGGAGCTGCTTCTGGGGCAAATGGAAATGGGCACCAGAAATCTCATCGACCAGCGTCCCTGGCAGGCAGTGTGGCAATGGGGCTACTGTTTTCCCTTTTCTGCATCTTTGGTTTGCTTATTGTTGCAATTGAAACCAAGAAAAGGCGAAAAAAGAAGGAGTCAGGTCTGGACGTTTATGTGGACAGTCGTTCCCACTCCGGTACTGCCTGGAAGCTAACGGGTGCCCGAGAAGCATTAAGCATTAACCTCTCCACATTTGAGAAGCCACTTCAAAAGCTCACTTTTGCAGATCTTCTTGAGGCGACCAATGGTTTCCACAATGACAGTCTTATAGGCTCTGGTGGTTTTGGTGATGTATACAAGGCCCAATTGAAGGATGGCAGCATTGTTGCCATCAAGAAGTTGATACATATCAGTGGACAAGGTGATCGTGAATTCACTGCTGAAATGGAAACTATCGGGAAGATCAAGCACCGAAACCTTGTTCCCCTCCTTGGATACTGCAAAGTAGGAGAAGAACGGCTTTTAGTTTACGAGTACATGAAGTATGGAAGCTTAGATGATGTTTTACATGACCAGAAAAAAGGTATCAAGCTGAGTTGGTCTGCAAGGAGGAAGATTGCGATTGGATCTGCGAGAGGACTGGCCTTTCTTCACCATAATTGCATTCCTCACATCATTCATAGGGACATGAAATCGAGCAACGTCCTGCTCGATGAGAATCTAGAAGCCAGAGTCTCCGATTTTGGAATGGCAAGGCTTGTGAGTGCAATGGACACTCATTTGAGTGTGAGCACCCTGGCAGGCACACCTGGTTATGTTCCTCCAGAATACTACCAGAGTTTCAGATGTTCTACAAAAGGCGATGTTTATAGTTATGGTGTAGTATTGCTCGAGCTGCTAACAGGAAGACGTCCTACAGATTCAGCTGATTTTGGTGACAATAATCTTGTCGGTTGGGTGAAGCAACATGCTAAATTAAAAATAAGTGATGTTTTTGATCCAGAGCTCATGAAAGAGGACCCAACCCTTGAGATTGAGCTGTTACAGCACTTAAAGGTAGCTTGTGCTTGTTTGGATGATAGGCCATGGCGCCGCCCTACGATGATTCAAGTCATGGCGCAGTTCAAGGAAATCCAAGCAGGACCCGGGATGGACTCCCAATCAACCATAGCCACCGACGATGGAGGTTTTGGTGCAGTTGAAATGGTTGAGATGAGCATAAAAGAAGACCCTGAACCGGGCAAGCAGTAG